In the genome of Myxococcus virescens, the window AAGCCTTCGAACGCGCGGTGCCCGATCTCGTCCGAGCGTGGTCGCTCCAGCCGAAGGCGGTTGCGGCGGCGCGGCCGCTCATCTACGTGGCGAACGCGCTGGGCGACGACGAGGCTCGCGAGCGCGCCTACACCCGCGCCATGGAGCAGTGCCCCACGTGTGCGGACGTCCGGGCCGTCTATCTCCATGGTCTCGCCCCACGCTGGGGTGGCACCTACGAGAAGATGGACGCCTTCGCCGAGGCGCAGAGCCTTGCTCACCCCAAGGTGGGCTTCCTGCGCGGCTTCGCCGATTTTGACCGCGCACACGACCTGGCGGTCCAGGGCAAGCACGACCAGGGACTGGTCCTGCTCGCTCAGGCACTGTCAGCCGGCGACTACTGGGAGTTCAGGCTGGCTCGGGCGAAGCAACTGCGCCGCACCAAGGCCCTGGACGCCGCGCTGGCGGAGGCGAACCGGGCCGTGGCCCTGCGGCCCGCTCGTGCGTCCGTCTATTTCGAACGGGCTCGGATCTTCTCCAACAGCCGGAAGTGGGAACCCGCGGGCAAGGACCTCCTGCACGCCTTGCGGTTGGACGCGACGGACTCGGACGGACGGGCCCTGCGGGACCACGTGGTGAAGGGGGTCATCTACGACGCCTGGGAGGCGCACAAGGCCGGACGCCGCGAGGAAGCGTTGGGCCTGCTGGAACTAGCCGGGGAGCTCGCCCCAGGCAACCCCGAGGTGGCGCGGCGGCGTGCATGGGTCGTCCAATCTCCACAGCAGGCAGAGGCACGGACCGAGGAGGAGCAAGGCGAGGGGGCGGAGGACTTCCGCACCGTGCAGCAACGGGACTACGCCCTGGCGCGCGAGCGGCGCTTCAAGGAAATCCTCCCGCTCTGGGATGCCTTCATCGAACGCAATCCCGACCATGGGCTGGCCTACATGGAGCGCAGCGGGACGCACTACCACCTGCGGGACCTCGAGTCCGCGCTGTCCGACCTGAAGAAGGCGTGTGACCTGGGCGTCAACGAAGGCTGTGCCCGGGCGCGCCAGGTCGAGCGCGCCAAGGCCGCGGCCCGCTGAGGCGTGACCTCACAGCCCCCCCCTGCTCCAGCGACGCCGTGGGACGCTCAGAGTTCGTTGAGGATGAGCAGGCCGCGCACGGAGTCGGCGGCGTACACGTACCCGTCGCCGGGCACTCGGATGCCGAAGGTGCCCTCGAAAAGGTTGTCCGTGCGGCCGGGGTCGCTCTCACGGAAGGTGTTGTAGTGCGCCACCTGGCGCGGCTTCGTGGGGTTGGACACATCCAGCACGCGCACGCCCTCGTGGTACCAGGCGATGTAGAGCAGGTGGCCCTTCAGAATCAGGTTGTGGATGGACGTGACGGGGCTGAGGCGGAACTCCCCCATCTTGACGATGTTCGCCGGGTCGGTGACGTCCAGCACGCGCAGGTGGCTGCCATTGAATTCAGTGCCCTCGAAGGCGATGGTGCGCCCGGCGAAGGTCCCCACGGCGCTGTGGTGCGCAAAGGCGTTGAAGCCGTGCACGTACTGGCCCAGGTGCCGCACGTTGTCGAGGTCGGTGACATCCATGACGGAGTAACCACCGAAGCCATTGCTGACGTAGAGCCGGCCCTCGTACGCGAAGGCGTCATGCGCGCCCCCCGAGGAGAACTCGGACGGCACGGTGATGAGCTGGAGCAGGACGGGCGCCAGCGGCGAGGTGACGTCGTGCACATAGGTCACCTCGCCGGGTGACATCGCATAGAGCCGGTCTCCATCCACCAGCACGGTGTGCGCCCCCTGCCCCGCGGGCAGGTGGCGCACGTACTCTGGCTGCGCGGGGTTGGAGATGTCATAGACGACGACGCCCGCGCGGTTGCCGGCGATGTAGAGGGCATCCTCCTTGGCCCACACGCCATTCCAGCTCGAGTCTCCTGGCAGACTGATGGAGGCCTTGAAGATGGGGTGCGCCCTGTCACTCACGTCGAAGACGGTGAGTCCGCCGTTGCTGGTGCCGCCGAGGTCGTCGATGGAGACGACGTAGGCGTGGTTCTTCGTGACATAGACGTCCACGGCATCCCCCAGTGCGACGGGGGATTCGGAGATGAGGCGCAGCCCGCCCGAGGACTCGCCCTCCCCTCGCTGTGAGGGCATGCGCCACGCTTCGAAGGTGCCGGCCCGGCTGAACCTTCCGTTGGTGCAGCGGGCGTAGCAGCCCGTGATGATGCCGGGTGAGGGCACCTGGCAGCCGGCGAGCGCGGTGACAGTGACGGCCCCATTGAAGGGATTGGTGCGGCTGCCAACGACGAAGAAGCTCCCGCCGTCCGTGTTCCGCGTCAGCAACGGCTGGCCGTTGAGCGTGTCCGTCCCTCCGTCGGAGAAGAGCTGGTAGGTGGTGAAGTCGGGGGCAATCTGGGTCCCTCCGTCAGACAGCAGGCGCTCACCTCGCATGTCGGCCAGGTAGATGCCGTGCTGCGCCACCTGGGAGAGCGCCTCCGGTGAGCACTGCGAAACGTCGTAGCGCGACAGGTCATCACACCGGATGGTGGTGGGGTCTCCCTGCTGATTGAAGTCGCATGGCGAGTAACGGCCCCGGTCAATCCAGTCACCGCGTTCCTCCAGCACGGTGTAGCCGCCATCCCACGGCGCCTCCGCGCTCGCATCGGGAGCGCCGGAGTCCGGCGCCCCCGCGTCCTCGGGAAGCCAGGTCCCTGCATCAGGAGTGGGGCCGGATTCGTCGCAGGCGGAGAGCGTGGACAGCGACAGGACGCAGGAGGAAAGCAGCCCCCAGGACGGACGCAACATGGACGGCATCGTGGACCTCGCGAGCAAAGGCCTCCCACGAACGTGGGGGCCATGACTCAAGCGGCCTGACGCCCGGATTCCCTCATTGAGGCGAGAGATGGTTGCGGCGTGGAGACAAGGTCCGCCCGCGAGCTCGGAATCCCGGGGAAAGCGCCCCGTACGGTCCTGGCCTTGCATGACGTCCGGACCGGCGCGGCTCCAGCGTCCAGCAGCCACGCCCAGCCGGGTGAGGACAGGGCGTGGGCGGGCCGTGGGAGGCTCAGGTGTCGCCGCTGTAGGAGCCCACAAGCTGGATGTGGCTCTTGCCCGTCTCCGAGCAGGTCGCATTGACGCTGACGCTCCAGGCCGGGACCTCGGAATGCCAGGTCACGGTGCCCGTCCAGTTCGAGCAGGCCCGGACGTTTTCATCCGCGAACAGGGAGAGCGACGCCCTGGAGTTCGGCAAGGTGAAGACCTGCCCCGGCGCCGTCATGGGCCGGGTCAACCGGATGATCAGCGTCGAGAAGACCGCGCCACAGGTGACGCTCTCATTGCCCGTGATTCCCATCTGCACGGTGAAGGTATCCGTCGAGAAGCAGCTCGAGGGCGCGTAGCAGTAGAAACGGTCAGGCGAAACGGAGCCGCCATGTGCGTTCTCGTAGACCGCGCCCGTGCTGGTGAGGGGTCGGCTCATGGTCCACCGACACGTGGGCCTCTCGGTGCGGCAGCACGCGGCGTCGCCGGGGGCGCAGGCGGTCGTGAAGCACCCCGTGGGATTCGTCGTCGTGCCACCCGCACACTTCGAGTTCAGCACGGCGTCGGTGCCCGAGCGTGTGCAGGCCCACAGCCTCGTTCCCTCGCAGAAGAACTCTCCGGGCGTGCAGATCTCCGGCGACTCCCCCACAGGCCCCATGGGGCCCACCGGCCCGGTGTCGCCCCGGGGCCCCTGGGGGCCCTGCGCGCCCGTCGCGCCAGGCGGGCCCTGCTCGCCCGTGTCGCCCTTGGGTCCCTGCGAGCCCTGGGGCCCCATGACGCCGCGCGGGCCTTCCACGCCCATCGGGCCTCGTGGGCCCGTCAGGCCCTGCTCTCCGCGCGGACCCGCGGGGCCCTGCGGCCCCGGAGGTCCGCCCGCGGGGCCCTGCGGCCCTTGCGGTCCCGCCGGCCCCTGGGGGCCCACGGGCCCCTCAGAGGAACAAGCGGTGGTGAACAAACAGCACAGCAACAGCGGGAGGAGTGCGCGCCCGAAGGAGGTCTTGGTCATTGACGGGCGCGTGCCCTAGCAGCATGCCCTCGCCCGGAGCAAGTCCGTCCGGAAGCGAGGGCGGAGCAGCCCTCCCGTTACCAGGTGTAATAGCAGGCGTTGCTGCAGTTCGTGCCGTTGCAGAGCGCGAGGTCAGCGTAGTTGTGACAGGCGGGGACGGTCAGGTCCGACATGGTGTAACGGGTGATGATGTCTCCGCAGGCAAGCACGGCGTCCGCCGTGCCAGAATTGTCGGCCACCGACATGGCGTTGGAGACGTACGAGTCGCCGCTCGCGGGCAGGCCCTCGGTCCACCGGCCCATGGTGACGCGCTTTGCGGCGACGGCCGGAGCGATGTGCGCCCCGAGCTTGACGTTCCCCATCTGTCCAGGGTTGAGCTGCACGCTGTCGGCCCCCGTGCCTCGGCTGAAGTTGAAGGTCACCGGCCCATTGCCCGCGCAGTTCAGCACGGCGAAGTGCATGGAGTGCCCTGGATGATTGAATGACAGGGCCCCGTTCCAGTTGGTGGCGCGCAGACGGACTCGCGTCGCGGTGCCACGAACCCTGTCGCAGGCGAGCAATTGAGGGGAGCACTGATCGCCGTCCTCACTTCCGAGTGGGAAGTCACAGTCCGGGGAGTTGCAGTAGTAGTCGCTCGTGAAGGCCGTGTGGATGACCTCCTGGCTTGGGTCCCCGCAGGTGGGGTCCCCATAGACGGAGGCAGCCCAGGCGCGGTTCGAGGCCGAGCAGCTCCCGGTGAGCGAGCGAGGCTCATCGGGGAAGGTGGTCGGTAAGGCGGAGAGCTCCGCCTCGTTCTGCCGCCGGAGCTGCGCTCTTTCGCCCTCATCCATCGCGACGAGCGCGTGGTCCGCCAGGGCCGGGGGCAGCGCGTGCCCCTCGGGTGCCACGGCCAGGAACACCTCCGCCGCCGAGTGTGTCTGGAAGAAACGAGGGGCCACGAGTGGACGCCGCGGATACTGGGCGATGACGGCCACGTTGACCGCGCCCCCCTCTCCCTCGAGCCAGAGCACATGGCTGTCAGAAGTCCCGACACGGGCAATCTCGCGCGGTCCGGACGACTCGGTGGGCGCCGCCCATACGGGGAATGCCCCCAGGAGGGCGAGGGCACCAGTGCAGGCCAGCGCTCGGAATGAACGGGGCGACGTCATAGCGGGAACTCCGTGAGGAAGGACGGCGCTCATTCGCCGTCACTCCCCTGAACGGAGCCGAGCCCCGACGTCCCTCACCGAGAAACGAAGAACCCTGGCCGCGGTCCTGTCACTCCTCGAAGAGCGAGAGCTGCCCCAGTGAGCGCAACGCTCCCACCGCCTCTTGCGGAGTTGCCCGAACACGGACCTGCGACACGGGTGTCGTGCCCGTGAGGTCCACTTCCATGAAGGACTGCACACTGGAGCCATTGAGCAAGTTGGCCAGAGGCATCCACTGGGCGCCGTCAGCGCTTCCCTCCAGCACCAGCTCGCTCATGGTGCCCGTCACCCCGAAGTTGCGCAGCACGGCCTTGCGAGGCACCACGGGCCGCGAGAGCTGCACGGCGACTTCACGGACGCCCTCTTGGAAGAGCACAATCCCGCCGAGGTCGCCGTTGGTGACGCGGCAGGGCGTCTCGGCGTTCAGGTAGGTGCACGCCGCGCCACGGCTTGCCGGGACGAGGGCGCGGCGAGGCAGGACAACGTCATCGCTGGAATAGGTGAGGCCGACCGTCACACCCCCCGCATTCACATCGCGCGTGGTGATGAGGGAGGCCTTGAGCCCCTCCGCGTCCTCAAGGACGTAGTCGCTCAGATGGACCGGCGAGGTGGCCTTGAGCACCTGCCAGGCCTCCCTGGCGCTCGACGGGTGGAGGTACAGCACGTGCTCATCGCTCCCGGCACCGTGGGTGGCGGACAGCGGCCGGAAGCCCACGCTCACTCCCTGCGCCTGCGCGGTGGCCGTCAGCGTGCCGGTCCACTCCTGGACGACGGGCAGCGCGACCTCCGACTGCTGGATGAGGAAGAAGGCCGAAACGCGCCTTCCCTGGGACTGCTCGGGCGAGCGGGCCACGAAGCAACGCGCGATGCTCCCGTTGCGGGTGTCCGCCCCCAGCAGGTCGACCTCGAAGGTGCCATCGGAGCGGGTCTTCACCGACCTCCAGCTCGCCGAGAAGGCAGCGAACGCGCACGAGGAGTTCTCACTGCGGTAGAGCTTCAGCAGCGCGTCCGAGAGCGGCGCACCCGCCTCGTCGACGAGTCGTCCACTCAGGACGATGTCCTGGTCCTCCGCCACCTTGCTCTCGGTACAGCCGCCCGACATCGCCAACACACCCAACGTCAACGTGCGCATCCAGCGCATGGGAACCTCCTCCACCGGTGAGCCTGGATGTCAGTGCAAAACCGGTGCAGAGGCCCGCTCCCTCTGAGGACGCGAGCCCGGGCCGGTCCGTTCCTGACATCGGCGTCCTGGCGCGCCGCCTACGCGGGTGCCACCGCCGCTTCGCAGCGCCTTCCCGCGTCGGAGCTGTTGGGACCGGCGGCTGTGCGCCGGATCCAACCTCTTCCCCGACACAGGCAAGGGGTGTGCGCTGAGCCCTCCTCCTGGCGCGGTGCCACGCCTTCCACCTGGAAACTCGTCTCCCGTCCTCAATCACGCCACAGTCTCTTGCACGTCCCTGCTCCACCGCCCGACTTGTGGAACCCCCATGACCTCCTGGTCCACCCTCACGCGAGCCCTTGTCGTCATCGTGGTCCTCCCCTCACTGGCGCTGTCCGCTCCCCGCGCCGGAGCGACCCGGCCCCCAGGCCCGGCAAAGCGTTACACCGTCGAGCAGTTCATGGAGACGACCTCCGTGCTCGGTGCGTCCTTCTCCTCGGACGAGAAGCGGGTGCTGTACTCGTCGAACGAGACCGGCGTCTTCAATGTCTTCTCCGTCCCGGTGACGGGCGGAAAGCCCACGCAACTGACCCGCTCCACCCAGGACGCCTCCATCGCCGCCGCCTACTTCCCCACCGACGACCGCGTCCTCTTCACGCGAGACTCGGGAGGCAACGAACTCGCCCACCTCTACGTGCGCACGCTGGACGGCCAGGAGAAAGACCTCACTCCGGGCGACGAGCACCGCGCGTCCTTCTTCGGCTGGAGCCAGGACGGCGCCGCCTTCTACGTCCTCACCAACGAGCGCGACGCACGCTTCCAGGACCTCTACCGCTACGACGCCAAGACGTATGCCCGCACCCTGCTCTACGCGGGCGATGGCGAGCATGTGCCCGGCGCCCTCTCCCCGGACGAGAAGTGGCTGGCCCTGGAGAAGTCACGGACGCTGTCCGACAGCGACGTCTACCTCTACGAGTTCGCCACCCAGCAGCGTCGGCACCTCACCGCGCACGAGGGCTCGGCCAGTTGGAAGGCCGCGACCTTCGACCCGGCGTCCTCCGCGCTGTACCTGCTCACCAACGAGGGCTCCGAGTTCATTCGCGTGGAGCGCCACGTGCTCGCCTCCGGGAAGCGCGAGTTGGTGGAGCAGTTGGATTGGGACGTGCTCTCCACGGTGTTCTCGCGACGTGGCACGTGGCGCATCACCCGCGTCAACGAGGACGGCCGCACCACGCTTCGAGTCCACGACGTGAAGGCCGGCAGGCGCGTGTCCCTGCCAGGGATTCCAGAGGGGGCGATCTCCGGTGTGAGCCTGTCCCGCGGTGAGAGGCGCATGGCCTTCCACGTCGACGGAGACCGCTCGCCCGGCAACCTGTACGTCTATGACTTCGAGACGAAGAAGCTCACCCGGCTGACGGACACGCTGGGCCGGGCGCTGGCCCCCCAGCACCTGGTGGAGTCGGAGCGGGTGCGCTTCAAGTCCTTCGACGGGTTGGAGATTCCGGCGCTGCTCTACAAGCCCCAGCAGGCCACCGCGAAGCAGCGCGCCCCCGCAATCGTCTTCGTCCATGGGGGACCGGGAGGACAGTCCGCCAAGGGCTACAGCAGCTTCTTCCAGGTCCTCGTCCACCACGGCTACGTGGTGCTCGCCGTCAACAACCGGGGCAGCGAGGGCTACGGCAAGTCGTTCTTCGCGGCGGATGACCAGCAGCACGGCAAGGCGCCGCTCCAGGATTGCGTCGAGGCGAAGAAGTACCTGGCCGCCCTCCCCTACGTGGACGGTGCGCGCGTGGGCATCCTGGGCCCCAGCTACGGCGGATACATGGTGCTCGCGGCGCTGGCGTTCCATCCCGACGTCTTCGCCGTGGGCGTGGATGCGTTCGGCATCTCCGACTGGCTGAGCGCTCTGCGCGAGCTGCCGCCCCACAAGGAGGCCCTGCGCGAGGCGCTCTACCAGGAACTGGGCAACCCCCAGACGCAGGAGGCGATGCTTCGAGAAATCTCCCCGCTGTTCCACGCGGAGAAGATTCGCAGGCCCCTGCTCGTCATCCAGGGCGCCAACGACCCGCGCGTGCCCAAGGGCAAGACAGACGCGCTCGTCGAAGCCGTCCGGAAGAACGGCGTGCCCGTCGACTACTTCGTCCTCCCCAACGACGGCCATGGCTTCAGCAGCACGAAGAGCGAAGCGGAGACCTCCGTGAGAATCCTCTCCTTCCTGGACCAGCACCTCCGACAGAGCCCCTGAAGCCGCGAGCACGGCTTCGCACTTGTGCAACTGCATGCACAGTGGCTGACACGGCCTTCTGTCATTTCGTGGGGTTTCGCGTTGGCATGCCCCTTGATGAGTATGGGCACATGAATCTCAGCGCCCTTCGCGTCCGTGCTCTTGCTGGCCTCGTGTCCGCGCCGATGCTCGCGCACGCCCAGGAAGTACCGACTGTCGCACCCCATTCCGCGCCTCCCGCTGTCCATGGGGGAACCCAGAGGTTGAGCAGCGCGGCGGCCCTGGGCGTGCACTCGCTCTCCGTGGACTCCGTCTCCCCTGCCTCGATGGCCTTCATCGTGGACATCGAGCAGCCCCTGTCACCGTTCATCTCGGTGTTCGCAGGCGGGCACGTGGGCGTGAACCTGAAGGCGACGGGCCTCCAGGCTGGCGGCCGCGTCTATCTGACCGGGAGGCCCTTCCAGGGCCCCTTCCTGTCCGTCCAGGGCGATGGGACCTTCTTCGACGCGGATGAGGATGTATCGAAGCTCCGCGCATCCGTCAGCGGACTGGTCGGGTATTCGCAGCAGTTGGGCAACCAGTGGCATATCGCCCTGGCGGGCGGCGCTGGGTTCAGCCATCTCCGGCAGGAGACCGAGCTGCCGCGCTCCGCGACCTGCACGCTGTTCTCCTGGTGTCTGCTTTCGAAGCCCGAGCGCACCGTCGAGACAACACAGACGCTGCACCCCGTCGTGAGGCTCACGGCGGTACACCGGTTCTAGTTCGTCCCCAGCGACAAACAGGCGTCCGACAAGGCCCTGCACGACTTCGGTGGCGGGAAGTACAAGCTGGCCCCGTCGCGGTGCCTCTGACCGACCGGGCTTCGCTGCCTCATGAAGCGCGCTCCGCCCTGGAACAAGAGCTGGCGTCCCTCACGCTGCTCCAGGACGTCGTGCGCTGGGGC includes:
- a CDS encoding DUF4034 domain-containing protein; its protein translation is MTASRATRSAEVEARIAARQEPVLTPAPGPAPQGLPIVTPAGREEGKVPQGHVDGVALRSLLLRRQFEELTLAVEQLQWGMESNPQDEHWMTDGILALGNGSSESTELLDAWVEASPRSFAPYLARGTHWVSVGYLRRGGKTVGATAKEEFAGMHEAFERAVPDLVRAWSLQPKAVAAARPLIYVANALGDDEARERAYTRAMEQCPTCADVRAVYLHGLAPRWGGTYEKMDAFAEAQSLAHPKVGFLRGFADFDRAHDLAVQGKHDQGLVLLAQALSAGDYWEFRLARAKQLRRTKALDAALAEANRAVALRPARASVYFERARIFSNSRKWEPAGKDLLHALRLDATDSDGRALRDHVVKGVIYDAWEAHKAGRREEALGLLELAGELAPGNPEVARRRAWVVQSPQQAEARTEEEQGEGAEDFRTVQQRDYALARERRFKEILPLWDAFIERNPDHGLAYMERSGTHYHLRDLESALSDLKKACDLGVNEGCARARQVERAKAAAR
- a CDS encoding alpha/beta fold hydrolase, translated to MPPPLRSAFPRRSCWDRRLCAGSNLFPDTGKGCALSPPPGAVPRLPPGNSSPVLNHATVSCTSLLHRPTCGTPMTSWSTLTRALVVIVVLPSLALSAPRAGATRPPGPAKRYTVEQFMETTSVLGASFSSDEKRVLYSSNETGVFNVFSVPVTGGKPTQLTRSTQDASIAAAYFPTDDRVLFTRDSGGNELAHLYVRTLDGQEKDLTPGDEHRASFFGWSQDGAAFYVLTNERDARFQDLYRYDAKTYARTLLYAGDGEHVPGALSPDEKWLALEKSRTLSDSDVYLYEFATQQRRHLTAHEGSASWKAATFDPASSALYLLTNEGSEFIRVERHVLASGKRELVEQLDWDVLSTVFSRRGTWRITRVNEDGRTTLRVHDVKAGRRVSLPGIPEGAISGVSLSRGERRMAFHVDGDRSPGNLYVYDFETKKLTRLTDTLGRALAPQHLVESERVRFKSFDGLEIPALLYKPQQATAKQRAPAIVFVHGGPGGQSAKGYSSFFQVLVHHGYVVLAVNNRGSEGYGKSFFAADDQQHGKAPLQDCVEAKKYLAALPYVDGARVGILGPSYGGYMVLAALAFHPDVFAVGVDAFGISDWLSALRELPPHKEALREALYQELGNPQTQEAMLREISPLFHAEKIRRPLLVIQGANDPRVPKGKTDALVEAVRKNGVPVDYFVLPNDGHGFSSTKSEAETSVRILSFLDQHLRQSP
- a CDS encoding LVIVD repeat-containing protein: MPSMLRPSWGLLSSCVLSLSTLSACDESGPTPDAGTWLPEDAGAPDSGAPDASAEAPWDGGYTVLEERGDWIDRGRYSPCDFNQQGDPTTIRCDDLSRYDVSQCSPEALSQVAQHGIYLADMRGERLLSDGGTQIAPDFTTYQLFSDGGTDTLNGQPLLTRNTDGGSFFVVGSRTNPFNGAVTVTALAGCQVPSPGIITGCYARCTNGRFSRAGTFEAWRMPSQRGEGESSGGLRLISESPVALGDAVDVYVTKNHAYVVSIDDLGGTSNGGLTVFDVSDRAHPIFKASISLPGDSSWNGVWAKEDALYIAGNRAGVVVYDISNPAQPEYVRHLPAGQGAHTVLVDGDRLYAMSPGEVTYVHDVTSPLAPVLLQLITVPSEFSSGGAHDAFAYEGRLYVSNGFGGYSVMDVTDLDNVRHLGQYVHGFNAFAHHSAVGTFAGRTIAFEGTEFNGSHLRVLDVTDPANIVKMGEFRLSPVTSIHNLILKGHLLYIAWYHEGVRVLDVSNPTKPRQVAHYNTFRESDPGRTDNLFEGTFGIRVPGDGYVYAADSVRGLLILNEL